In Paraflavitalea devenefica, a single window of DNA contains:
- a CDS encoding nucleoside recognition domain-containing protein translates to MVLNYLWISFFLIAFVVALIKLIFLGDVVVFKAIIDGVFETAKTGVDISLGLIGLMALFLGFMQIGERAGAINVLSRIVGPFFSKLFPGVPRNHPAMGHMMMNFSANLLQLDNAAVPFGLKAMESLQELNKDKETASDAQVMFMVLHASGLSIIPMSVIAQRVIVGSKNATDIFIPCVICTFVATMVAMIITAFKQHFSGRQWTAIIIFALVGAACLGGLAVFLRHLSTANATIFSNVLSTGLVMLLFVVFILGGMYKKIAVYDAFIDGAKQGFEVAVKIIPYLVGMLVAISVLRNSGVFDYIMQGAKWFFSQLGINTDFVPALPTALMRPFSGSGSRAMMIDAMTKNGPDSFVGRLSCMFQGSSETTFYVVALYFGSVGIKRTRYAIPVSLLADLAGIITAIIVAYNWPWG, encoded by the coding sequence ATGGTATTGAATTATCTGTGGATCTCTTTTTTCCTGATCGCTTTTGTGGTAGCCCTGATCAAGCTGATCTTCCTGGGTGATGTGGTGGTGTTTAAGGCGATTATTGATGGGGTATTTGAGACCGCCAAGACAGGGGTGGATATTTCCCTTGGCCTGATCGGGTTGATGGCTTTGTTCCTGGGCTTTATGCAGATCGGGGAAAGGGCCGGAGCGATCAATGTATTGTCGCGGATCGTAGGACCCTTTTTCAGTAAGCTGTTTCCCGGCGTTCCCCGCAACCACCCGGCCATGGGACATATGATGATGAATTTTTCCGCCAACCTGCTTCAACTGGATAATGCGGCTGTCCCTTTTGGATTGAAGGCGATGGAAAGCCTGCAGGAACTGAATAAAGATAAAGAGACGGCTTCTGATGCGCAGGTGATGTTTATGGTATTGCATGCTTCGGGGCTTAGTATTATCCCGATGAGTGTTATTGCCCAGCGGGTGATCGTGGGCTCTAAGAACGCGACTGATATTTTTATCCCCTGTGTGATCTGTACGTTTGTGGCTACGATGGTGGCCATGATCATTACGGCTTTCAAGCAGCATTTCAGCGGCCGGCAGTGGACAGCCATTATCATCTTTGCGCTGGTAGGTGCAGCGTGCCTGGGGGGCCTGGCGGTATTCCTGCGACACCTGAGCACAGCCAATGCCACTATTTTTTCTAATGTATTGAGTACGGGCCTTGTTATGCTGCTTTTTGTAGTGTTTATCCTGGGCGGTATGTATAAGAAGATTGCCGTGTATGATGCGTTTATTGACGGCGCCAAACAGGGTTTTGAGGTGGCGGTAAAGATCATACCTTACCTGGTAGGGATGCTGGTAGCCATCAGCGTGCTGCGCAATAGCGGCGTATTTGATTATATCATGCAGGGCGCTAAATGGTTTTTTTCCCAACTGGGTATTAATACAGACTTTGTTCCTGCTTTGCCTACTGCGTTGATGCGGCCATTCAGTGGCAGTGGTTCCAGGGCCATGATGATTGATGCCATGACTAAAAACGGCCCTGATTCTTTTGTTGGCCGCCTGAGCTGTATGTTCCAGGGATCATCGGAAACTACTTTTTATGTAGTGGCTTTGTATTTTGGGTCTGTAGGTATCAAAAGAACCCGCTACGCCATCCCGGTTTCCCTGCTGGCCGACCTGGCCGGTATTATAACAGCTATTATTGTGGCGTATAACTGGCCGTGGGGGTAG
- a CDS encoding ABC transporter permease, protein MLRNILLVTWRNLTKNRIYTLINVTGLALGIAAFLLISAYINFEESYDRTHAGGDNIYRVESRFYKGDHLTDDWATSTNGYARAMQDNLPGIVSYTRIDWHNAERMVRYEDIKHREEHVCFADSNFFAFFSYPLLKGDPLTVLKEVNTVVISEAAAQKYFGKENPVGKFLDISTQSGKLNCAVSGVFKNLPPNSSLQFDMLISWSTMPNWLKDFWYMHENYTFVKLQPGISPASIEAQFPALAEKYKTGPALKDVKWAIQLAPLQDIHLNPAKQYELGIKGNRQSIQLLGIMAFVILIIAFINYINLTTARSIDRSREIGIRKINGARSYQLIFQFLFESFLINLVALLLAIVLVMTVWWWLPGFLIANGSHGLLFDTTLFLRVGAVLFAGVFMAGIYPALVLVRLNPVQVLKGRFSFSVSGTLLRRSMVAFQFTASLLLIAGTIAVYRQLHYMHTQNIGVGIEQTIVIKSPAKTDNYKQKIQSIKTSFQAIPGVTAVTASGAVPGKKVGKFLANRRFGASAAEERLYEMLKVDHDFIATYGLQIMAGRGFDKTRPDDSTGVVLNESAVRQFGFASAEAALDQQVWLETVTQRPNKIIGVIKDYHQQSLQEAYTPVILFMDPALGWIPTDYFSVKITAGSMPDKMAHLKKSWQEFFPESSFDSFFLDEFYNRQYQQDIQFGNNFMLFSLIAILIACMGLFGLTAYSTARRTKEIGIRKVAGASVRHILSLLTWNTVKLILWCSLVAIPLAILLIMQWLNDYAFRVSLTWWQFILPVVILVLIALLTTAWLTLKAALANPTVSLRNE, encoded by the coding sequence ATGCTACGAAACATCCTCCTCGTCACCTGGCGCAACCTTACCAAAAACAGGATTTATACGCTTATTAACGTCACCGGCCTTGCCCTTGGTATAGCAGCCTTCCTGCTCATCAGCGCCTATATCAACTTTGAAGAAAGCTATGACCGCACACATGCCGGTGGAGACAATATCTACCGCGTGGAAAGCCGGTTCTACAAAGGCGATCACCTCACCGACGACTGGGCCACCAGCACCAATGGATATGCCAGGGCCATGCAGGACAACCTGCCGGGCATCGTTTCCTATACCCGGATCGACTGGCACAATGCCGAACGGATGGTGCGTTACGAGGATATCAAACACCGGGAAGAACATGTTTGCTTTGCCGACAGTAACTTCTTTGCTTTCTTTTCTTATCCCCTCCTGAAGGGCGATCCCCTTACCGTGCTGAAAGAAGTAAATACAGTGGTCATTTCCGAAGCAGCCGCCCAAAAATACTTTGGCAAGGAGAACCCGGTAGGCAAATTTCTCGATATCAGCACGCAGAGTGGCAAGCTTAACTGCGCCGTGAGCGGTGTATTCAAAAACCTTCCGCCCAACTCTTCCCTGCAGTTCGATATGCTGATCTCCTGGAGCACCATGCCCAACTGGCTAAAAGACTTCTGGTACATGCATGAAAACTATACTTTCGTAAAGCTGCAGCCAGGCATTTCCCCCGCCAGCATTGAAGCTCAATTCCCGGCCCTTGCCGAAAAATACAAAACAGGACCAGCCCTCAAAGACGTGAAATGGGCCATACAACTGGCGCCATTACAAGACATTCACCTCAACCCGGCCAAACAATATGAACTAGGCATCAAGGGAAACCGTCAGTCAATACAGTTGTTGGGCATCATGGCATTCGTGATACTCATCATAGCCTTCATCAACTACATCAACCTCACCACTGCCCGGTCCATTGACCGTTCCCGCGAAATAGGTATCCGGAAAATCAACGGCGCCCGTTCCTACCAGCTCATCTTTCAGTTCCTGTTCGAGTCTTTCCTCATTAACCTCGTTGCGCTGCTATTAGCCATTGTGCTGGTCATGACGGTGTGGTGGTGGCTACCCGGGTTCCTCATTGCCAACGGCTCGCACGGATTACTGTTTGATACTACCTTGTTCCTGCGCGTAGGCGCTGTACTGTTCGCTGGTGTATTCATGGCGGGCATCTACCCTGCCCTGGTATTGGTACGCTTAAATCCCGTTCAGGTATTGAAAGGACGCTTCTCCTTTTCTGTCAGCGGTACTCTCCTACGGAGATCCATGGTGGCATTCCAGTTCACGGCCTCCCTGCTGCTCATAGCAGGCACCATCGCCGTTTACCGGCAACTGCATTACATGCATACACAAAACATTGGCGTAGGTATTGAACAAACCATTGTGATCAAGTCGCCTGCCAAAACAGACAACTACAAACAAAAAATACAAAGCATAAAAACTTCCTTCCAGGCAATACCCGGTGTTACAGCCGTCACAGCATCCGGCGCAGTGCCCGGTAAGAAAGTGGGAAAATTCCTGGCCAACAGGCGGTTTGGTGCGTCTGCCGCAGAAGAACGGCTCTATGAGATGCTGAAAGTAGACCATGATTTTATAGCTACCTATGGCCTCCAGATCATGGCAGGAAGAGGGTTTGATAAAACCCGGCCCGATGATTCAACCGGCGTGGTGCTCAACGAATCGGCTGTCAGGCAATTCGGGTTTGCTTCTGCCGAAGCAGCCCTGGACCAGCAGGTATGGCTGGAAACCGTTACCCAACGGCCCAATAAGATCATTGGCGTGATCAAAGACTACCACCAGCAATCACTGCAGGAAGCCTATACACCCGTCATCTTATTTATGGACCCTGCCCTGGGATGGATACCCACCGATTACTTTTCGGTAAAAATTACGGCCGGTTCCATGCCCGATAAAATGGCCCATTTGAAAAAGAGCTGGCAGGAGTTCTTTCCTGAATCATCTTTTGACAGCTTCTTCCTGGATGAATTCTACAACCGCCAATACCAGCAGGATATACAGTTTGGTAACAACTTCATGCTCTTTTCCCTGATAGCCATACTGATTGCCTGTATGGGTCTATTCGGTTTAACGGCTTATTCCACTGCAAGGCGCACCAAAGAGATTGGTATACGCAAAGTAGCAGGCGCTTCTGTGCGGCACATTCTGTCCCTGCTTACCTGGAATACGGTGAAGCTGATCCTGTGGTGCAGCCTGGTAGCCATCCCGCTGGCCATATTACTGATCATGCAATGGCTCAACGATTATGCATTCAGGGTATCGTTAACCTGGTGGCAGTTTATATTGCCGGTAGTTATATTGGTATTGATCGCCCTGCTTACGACAGCCTGGCTTACGCTGAAAGCGGCACTGGCCAATCCCACCGTCAGCCTGCGGAATGAATGA
- a CDS encoding rhodanese-like domain-containing protein, translated as MAAKTAADLVREAKQQVENLTPQQVKEELATGNTTLIDIRESEELTQNGIIPGSVHAPRGMLEFYADASLPYHKPAFDKEKRIILHCASGGRSALAAQTLQQMGYENVAHLDGGIKAWKETGLPVSA; from the coding sequence ATGGCAGCAAAAACAGCGGCAGACCTTGTCAGGGAAGCCAAACAACAGGTGGAGAACCTGACACCGCAACAGGTAAAAGAGGAACTGGCAACAGGTAATACCACACTGATTGATATTCGTGAAAGTGAAGAATTGACACAAAACGGCATCATACCCGGCTCGGTACATGCACCCCGTGGTATGCTGGAATTTTATGCGGATGCTTCCCTGCCGTATCACAAACCAGCGTTTGACAAAGAAAAAAGGATCATCCTGCATTGCGCCTCCGGCGGCCGCTCGGCCCTGGCAGCCCAAACACTACAGCAAATGGGTTATGAAAATGTAGCCCACCTCGATGGCGGTATCAAGGCCTGGAAAGAAACAGGATTGCCTGTTTCAGCATAA
- a CDS encoding serine hydrolase domain-containing protein: protein MHKLFTLFTGLLIVGCTVAQDITQRLDDYLLKPQKKQAFNGTALVVHHGNILLYKGYGFKNAVAHTFNDTGTIYRIGSLTKPFTAAVILRLAEQHRLSLQDPIAKFLPGYPHGDSITVEHLLTHSSGVREYLLIKAIQSLPDGAPPVTRDKLIAYFSHEPLSIQPGEKFSYSNSNYILLTAIIEKVTGEPFEQVARRTIFEPLGMLHSGYDFQHVKDSNKATGHLSMKERKVLQVDFDSTWAPGCGAMYSTVMDIYHWYRGLYNGKVMQDSTREQAFVRRKGDYGYGWFNEKKQGRTCISHAGGVPGFLANLQFYPKEDLCVIVLSNAPERDIFIDSDQLARIVLRSRGGQ, encoded by the coding sequence ATGCACAAGTTATTTACCCTTTTCACAGGTTTATTGATTGTTGGTTGTACCGTTGCACAGGATATTACGCAGCGACTGGACGATTATCTTTTAAAGCCACAGAAGAAGCAAGCGTTCAACGGAACGGCGCTTGTGGTGCACCACGGGAATATCCTGTTGTATAAAGGATATGGATTTAAAAATGCCGTTGCCCACACTTTTAATGACACGGGTACGATATACCGTATCGGTTCACTCACGAAGCCTTTTACCGCCGCCGTTATACTCCGGCTTGCTGAACAGCATAGGCTTTCTTTGCAGGACCCCATCGCCAAGTTCCTGCCGGGCTATCCACATGGCGACTCCATTACTGTTGAGCACCTGCTTACCCATAGTTCCGGTGTGAGAGAATACCTGCTCATAAAGGCTATTCAGTCGCTGCCGGATGGGGCGCCACCGGTAACCCGGGACAAGCTGATCGCTTATTTCAGTCATGAGCCACTGAGTATACAGCCGGGAGAAAAGTTTTCCTATTCCAACTCCAATTATATTTTGCTCACCGCCATTATTGAGAAGGTTACCGGTGAGCCATTTGAGCAGGTAGCGCGGCGCACGATCTTTGAACCGCTTGGCATGCTGCATTCGGGTTATGATTTTCAGCATGTGAAGGATAGCAATAAGGCGACTGGTCATTTGAGTATGAAGGAGAGGAAGGTCCTCCAGGTAGACTTTGATTCTACCTGGGCGCCGGGATGCGGCGCTATGTATTCAACGGTGATGGACATTTATCATTGGTACCGGGGATTGTACAATGGAAAGGTGATGCAGGACAGTACCCGGGAACAGGCCTTTGTGCGCAGGAAAGGGGATTACGGGTACGGATGGTTTAATGAAAAGAAGCAGGGACGCACCTGCATTTCCCATGCCGGCGGAGTGCCGGGTTTTTTGGCCAATCTGCAGTTTTATCCTAAAGAAGACCTCTGCGTGATCGTGCTGAGCAATGCCCCTGAGCGCGATATTTTCATAGATAGTGATCAACTGGCGCGCATCGTGCTCAGGAGCCGGGGTGGGCAATGA
- a CDS encoding serine hydrolase domain-containing protein → MHSRLLIVIFLLGSVITATAQDIVRDQGITSPFHQANTGKIIFTARPIALPELTPGDFLDTYELTNKSNLFMTVFMNHSLTNYMHRLAPGLSVDSLHKLSGYQFSLLVDGRLVYKSDILGAPLPAVRDTETVMRKPLIDNEQEGVWWTQFFWGRFLRNGGDSALTEGKHLLRLEIRPHVLSVVGDVIAAGDLNLVVNRKIVVDVSRIQLNRIEPYPGFAVSTESFDRNKIKELKGKIEAMEFRRINSIVVIKDGKLLIEEYFNGESRSSLHDPRSVGKSFASTMAGIAIGEGYLKGEGQTLKEFYPLSTFANYSPEKERVTLKDLLTMSAAFDGNDDDGNSPGNEENMYPTSDWVKFTLDLPVSATRPRGQWHYFTAGVVLLGDILNKTVPGGLEQYAHKKLFAPLGIQYQWGYTPQHVPNTAGGIRLNALDFAKYGQLYKNGGRWNGKQILPRQWVDKTFSRQLPIPGRPDEFYGYLFWNKQYTVRGKRYETYYCTGNGGNKIFVFKDQPLVIVITASAYGQPYAHPQVDRMMTDYILPAVLDK, encoded by the coding sequence ATGCATTCCCGCTTATTGATAGTTATTTTTCTCCTTGGATCCGTGATTACCGCTACCGCCCAGGATATAGTCAGGGATCAGGGGATTACTTCTCCTTTTCACCAGGCCAATACCGGCAAGATCATTTTTACTGCCCGGCCAATTGCTTTGCCGGAGCTTACTCCCGGTGATTTTTTGGATACTTATGAGCTCACCAATAAGAGCAACCTGTTCATGACGGTGTTTATGAACCATTCATTGACGAATTATATGCACCGGCTGGCCCCCGGACTTTCCGTAGACAGCCTGCATAAACTCAGCGGCTACCAGTTCTCTTTGCTGGTAGATGGCCGGCTGGTTTACAAGAGTGATATCCTGGGAGCGCCGCTGCCTGCCGTCAGGGATACGGAAACCGTGATGCGTAAGCCGCTGATCGATAATGAGCAGGAGGGCGTATGGTGGACCCAGTTTTTCTGGGGCCGTTTTCTAAGGAATGGTGGAGACAGTGCATTGACAGAGGGAAAGCATCTGCTCAGGCTGGAGATCCGCCCGCATGTACTGTCGGTAGTGGGTGATGTTATTGCCGCCGGCGACCTGAACCTGGTGGTGAACAGGAAGATTGTTGTTGATGTGTCGCGTATTCAATTGAACCGTATTGAACCCTATCCGGGCTTTGCCGTTTCCACGGAATCATTCGACCGCAATAAGATAAAAGAGCTGAAAGGAAAGATTGAGGCGATGGAATTCAGGAGGATCAACAGCATTGTGGTTATCAAAGATGGCAAGTTATTGATTGAGGAATATTTTAACGGGGAAAGCCGGAGCTCTTTGCATGATCCGAGATCGGTGGGCAAATCCTTTGCTTCTACGATGGCCGGTATCGCCATCGGTGAAGGTTATTTAAAAGGCGAGGGGCAGACATTAAAGGAATTTTATCCGCTATCTACTTTTGCCAATTACTCACCCGAAAAAGAGCGTGTTACCCTGAAAGACCTGCTCACGATGAGTGCCGCCTTTGATGGGAATGATGACGATGGCAATTCGCCGGGCAATGAAGAGAATATGTACCCTACGAGTGATTGGGTGAAGTTCACGCTCGATCTGCCGGTGAGCGCCACCAGGCCCCGTGGACAATGGCATTATTTTACAGCCGGGGTGGTGCTGCTGGGGGATATTTTAAATAAGACAGTGCCTGGCGGGTTGGAACAATATGCCCATAAAAAACTCTTTGCCCCATTGGGCATTCAATACCAGTGGGGGTATACGCCACAACATGTTCCTAATACAGCGGGTGGCATCCGGCTGAATGCGCTCGATTTTGCCAAATACGGACAATTGTATAAGAACGGTGGCCGGTGGAATGGTAAACAGATCCTTCCGCGGCAGTGGGTTGATAAGACGTTCAGCAGGCAGTTGCCCATACCTGGCAGGCCGGACGAGTTTTATGGGTATCTTTTCTGGAACAAGCAATACACTGTGCGTGGCAAACGCTATGAAACCTACTATTGTACAGGTAACGGTGGCAATAAGATATTTGTGTTCAAAGACCAGCCGTTGGTGATCGTGATAACAGCCAGCGCTTATGGGCAGCCATACGCCCATCCGCAGGTAGACAGGATGATGACTGATTATATTCTGCCGGCTGTGCTGGATAAATAA
- a CDS encoding helix-turn-helix transcriptional regulator, which translates to MKFSKTGQFYGVTNETIHLDGVTLTDTEYSQDRVPWHFHENSYFTFILEGGMVEGNKKDRYECCAGDLLFHNWQDAHYNIASGQFTRGIHVEVNGRWFEGFDRLNDVTEGSIRITAPRIKMLMYNIVREMKIAGNTGQLSIDALLLDIFGRLSTSQRRMHDRNPRWVDRIKEMLHEPKEHWTLTGLATSLDVHPVHLSRDFSKYFGTTLGDYIRTIRVQRALALLPNQELSLTDISFECGFADQSHFIRSFKSYYQVTPLHYRKFLLRNKPC; encoded by the coding sequence ATGAAGTTTTCAAAAACAGGGCAATTTTATGGGGTCACGAATGAAACGATTCACCTGGACGGGGTAACCCTCACGGATACCGAATATTCGCAGGACCGGGTGCCCTGGCATTTTCATGAGAATAGTTATTTCACGTTCATCCTGGAAGGTGGTATGGTGGAAGGCAATAAAAAAGATAGGTATGAGTGCTGTGCCGGGGACCTGTTGTTTCACAACTGGCAGGATGCCCATTACAATATTGCTTCCGGCCAGTTTACCCGGGGCATTCATGTGGAGGTTAATGGCCGGTGGTTTGAAGGTTTTGACCGGCTCAACGATGTTACTGAAGGAAGCATCCGTATTACCGCCCCCCGCATCAAGATGCTGATGTATAATATCGTCCGGGAAATGAAGATAGCCGGTAATACCGGTCAATTGAGCATTGATGCTTTGTTATTGGACATATTCGGGCGCTTGTCAACCTCCCAACGCAGGATGCATGATAGAAATCCCCGATGGGTAGACAGGATCAAAGAGATGCTGCATGAACCCAAAGAGCATTGGACGCTGACCGGCCTGGCTACCTCCCTGGATGTGCATCCGGTTCATTTATCACGCGACTTCTCTAAGTATTTTGGTACGACCCTGGGAGATTATATCCGGACGATCAGGGTGCAACGGGCCCTGGCACTATTGCCCAACCAGGAGCTTTCCCTGACCGATATATCCTTTGAATGCGGCTTTGCCGACCAGAGCCATTTTATCCGCTCGTTCAAGTCTTATTACCAGGTGACTCCTTTGCACTATCGTAAATTCCTGTTAAGAAATAAGCCGTGTTAA
- a CDS encoding GNAT family N-acetyltransferase codes for MIIKPADQDAEFYQIHQLNYKTFVEEIPQHKHNEEKILVDKFHFKNKYIIALKDQQLIGMVCYNQLRPFSLDEKIPDLDRFLPACTNLAEIRLLAVAPAARKITVTYRLLQYLCTELIRNNIDAAVISGTTRQIRLYASMGFTPFGPLVGHQGALYQPMSITLNKLRNDFRTH; via the coding sequence ATGATTATTAAACCTGCTGACCAGGATGCTGAATTCTATCAGATCCATCAACTTAACTACAAAACCTTTGTTGAAGAGATCCCACAGCATAAGCACAACGAGGAGAAAATACTGGTAGATAAATTCCATTTCAAGAATAAATACATCATAGCACTAAAAGATCAACAACTAATAGGAATGGTTTGCTATAACCAATTGCGGCCATTCTCCCTGGATGAAAAAATCCCCGACCTGGATCGCTTTCTCCCCGCCTGTACCAACCTTGCTGAGATCAGGCTATTGGCTGTTGCCCCGGCAGCAAGGAAAATTACAGTAACTTATCGTTTACTACAATACCTGTGCACCGAATTGATCAGGAATAACATAGACGCAGCCGTTATCTCAGGCACGACCAGGCAGATCCGGTTATACGCCAGTATGGGGTTTACTCCTTTTGGACCGCTCGTTGGCCACCAGGGAGCTTTGTACCAACCCATGTCTATAACATTAAACAAACTGCGCAATGATTTCAGAACGCATTAA
- a CDS encoding aminotransferase class V-fold PLP-dependent enzyme, producing MISERINLSTGPVNISREVRKALSAPAISHRSAAFRELFNNTSELLCRTFSVHQAFIMSGSGTLANEAMLYQVKMLGSKGLILSNGEFGSRLLRQAERISLDFVKYELDWGQSFNLPEITAMLQAGDIKWLLFCHCETSTGVLNDLDALAALCSSCNCLCFVDCISAAGAMPLNLSKVSMATASSGKGLAACSGLALILSNISPQTDNRMPLYYDIAYYSDKCQVPFTISSNLIDALYVSMQQKITAHQAGLIHQYCHQFFAILNTYDLAPYSSPDSRVFTIIFPEDRLNAFIHQMTDKQVALSHESEYLKKRTWTQLAVFGYYQEEQLNYAANALEQSIQSVLDVKKHQELFK from the coding sequence ATGATTTCAGAACGCATTAATCTTAGTACCGGTCCTGTAAACATTTCAAGAGAAGTAAGAAAAGCCCTAAGTGCTCCTGCGATTTCCCACAGATCGGCAGCATTCAGGGAATTATTCAACAATACGTCGGAGTTATTGTGTCGTACCTTTTCAGTGCACCAGGCATTTATCATGAGCGGAAGTGGCACCCTTGCCAATGAGGCCATGTTATACCAGGTAAAAATGTTGGGATCAAAAGGATTGATCCTTTCCAATGGCGAGTTCGGGTCAAGGCTGCTCCGGCAGGCTGAACGCATCTCCCTGGATTTTGTGAAATATGAACTTGATTGGGGACAATCGTTCAACCTACCCGAAATTACAGCCATGCTTCAGGCGGGAGATATCAAGTGGCTTCTTTTTTGTCATTGTGAAACATCTACGGGTGTTTTAAACGACCTGGATGCTTTAGCAGCATTATGCTCCTCCTGCAATTGCCTTTGTTTTGTTGATTGTATAAGCGCAGCAGGCGCCATGCCGCTCAACCTATCAAAGGTGAGTATGGCGACCGCCTCATCGGGTAAAGGGTTGGCTGCCTGTTCCGGACTGGCATTAATACTCTCCAATATCAGTCCGCAGACAGATAACAGGATGCCCCTGTATTATGATATAGCTTATTATTCGGACAAATGCCAGGTTCCTTTTACCATTTCTTCCAATCTTATTGATGCATTATATGTTTCAATGCAGCAGAAAATAACTGCACACCAGGCCGGCCTGATCCATCAATATTGCCATCAGTTCTTTGCCATTTTAAATACCTATGACCTGGCGCCTTACAGCAGTCCTGATTCCAGGGTTTTCACCATTATCTTTCCGGAAGACAGGCTAAACGCTTTTATTCATCAAATGACAGATAAGCAGGTAGCATTAAGCCACGAAAGCGAATACCTGAAAAAAAGGACCTGGACTCAACTGGCTGTTTTCGGTTATTACCAGGAAGAACAACTTAACTATGCAGCCAATGCTTTAGAGCAATCTATACAATCCGTCCTGGATGTCAAAAAGCATCAGGAGCTATTCAAATAA
- a CDS encoding TlpA disulfide reductase family protein, with the protein MKRILLLIAITMPVLLTAQTSSYSIIVRLPALKENTHAYLVEDWGWSNQRILDSAVCKQGAFVFKGAAGNTVKAHIVMDHTGLGIAGQERTADALLVYLDSTTVMIKGKDSVRKAVISGSTLNEAYKHYYKMVLADGENANQALEAVYARATPAQKNDAAFRDSLMDIIKQAWVKRDSLKYAYIKKYPRSYFSLEALIEVAGQDIDVLKIKPLFEGLASPLRNSRQGLAFAKILYDMGPTSVGAYASDFAQPDSAGNMVRLADFKGRYVLLDFWASWCGPCRAENPAVLKAYNTYKDKSFTVLGVSLDETSKRQAWLQAIEKDGLPWTQVSDLKGWNNAAARLYGVMAIPQNYLIDPSGKIIARNLRGEALQAKLKEILGDGKGQ; encoded by the coding sequence ATGAAAAGAATATTGTTGTTGATAGCGATCACCATGCCCGTACTGCTTACCGCGCAAACGTCTTCTTATTCCATTATTGTGAGATTACCTGCATTGAAAGAAAACACGCATGCCTACCTGGTAGAAGATTGGGGATGGAGCAATCAGCGGATACTCGATTCTGCTGTATGTAAGCAGGGCGCTTTTGTGTTCAAAGGCGCTGCCGGCAATACTGTGAAGGCGCATATTGTAATGGACCATACCGGGCTGGGGATAGCCGGCCAGGAAAGGACCGCAGATGCTTTACTGGTGTACCTGGACAGTACTACCGTAATGATCAAAGGAAAAGACTCTGTGCGCAAGGCAGTGATCAGTGGGTCTACACTGAACGAGGCGTATAAGCACTACTACAAAATGGTATTGGCAGATGGAGAAAATGCCAACCAGGCATTGGAGGCTGTCTATGCGCGTGCAACACCGGCACAAAAGAATGACGCTGCCTTCAGGGATAGCCTGATGGATATTATAAAGCAGGCATGGGTAAAAAGGGACAGCCTTAAGTATGCATATATCAAAAAATATCCCCGTTCTTATTTCAGCCTGGAAGCGCTGATAGAAGTGGCTGGGCAAGATATAGATGTGCTAAAGATAAAACCCCTGTTTGAGGGACTTGCCTCCCCATTGCGCAACAGCCGGCAAGGGCTTGCTTTTGCCAAAATATTGTATGATATGGGGCCGACATCTGTAGGGGCGTATGCGTCCGACTTTGCACAACCGGATTCAGCCGGCAATATGGTGCGCCTGGCTGATTTTAAAGGCCGTTATGTATTGCTTGATTTCTGGGCCTCGTGGTGCGGCCCCTGCCGTGCTGAAAACCCGGCCGTATTGAAAGCTTATAACACTTATAAAGACAAGTCATTTACCGTGCTGGGTGTATCGCTTGATGAGACGTCCAAACGCCAGGCATGGCTACAGGCGATTGAAAAGGACGGCTTGCCATGGACACAGGTGTCCGATCTGAAAGGATGGAACAATGCTGCTGCCAGGTTATACGGAGTAATGGCTATTCCGCAGAACTACCTGATTGATCCCTCCGGTAAGATCATCGCCAGGAACCTGCGTGGCGAGGCATTGCAGGCGAAGCTAAAAGAGATATTGGGCGATGGTAAGGGGCAATAG